Genomic DNA from Salinibacterium sp. NK8237:
TACCGACAGCGAAGAAGGCCCGCGGTGCGGTGTCGAAGCTTGCGCTATTGATCGCCTCCGAAGTTTCGTAGCGGTTAGAGCCGGAGTATCGAGTGACCTTCGTGACGCCGGGCTGCGCATCTAGAGCCTTGAAAACTTTGCTCGAGACCACACCGGTTCCTCCGGCGATCATGATCTTCGAAATATCAAGGCGATCGATGAGCTTGGCGGTTGCTGAGTCGACGCCGCTACCGGTGCCGTCGATCAGGATGACCGGGCTTCCCGTATTTCCCGCTGCAGCACTGGCACTCAGAGCGTCGGGGTAGTTGGCACCAGTGGCGAAGAATGCGGTGTTCGATCCATTAGGGAACGCTCGCTCGATCACGATGCGTGACGTCTCGTAGCGGCTTGCGCCACCGTCACGTCGAATCTTGGGCGCCAGTGCTGCGAGTTGCTTATAGATAGAACTCGACAGCACACCGCTTCCGCCGACGACCACGATAAGGTCTGGATCGAGCCGTTTGATCTCGTTCTTCACTACGGTCGGCAACCCTGTCGGCGGGGTCAAAAGAAGCGGACCGCCCTGCGCGGCTGCGGCAGGAGCCGCGCTGAGAGCATCGGGATAGTTGGCACCGGTTGCAACGTAGACGACGCTGACTCCCGGGTCGTACTCTTGCGAGATTGCGACCGCAGTCGAATAACGGTCGGAGCCCGAGAGGCGCTCGACGCCACTCGGCAATGTCACCGAAGGGACGCTCGAGCCGTACTTGGCAAAGTTTTGTACCGCCCAAGTGGAGTTGCCGACGGTGATAAACGAAATACCGATGTCGGTGTAATCGCCCATGATGTTCGCGCGGTGCCCGGCAGAATCCATCCACGCATTATGAACGGCAGTAGGTGTTGTCCACCCTCGGGCAACGTTTTCCCCGGAGCGACTCCAGCCACTCGGGATCTGCGAGGAATAGCTCGGATTGTGTGCCATGACCCCGTTGGAAGCCATCTGCTGCGCCCACGTCAGCGACACCTTACTGAGCGACGAGTTCAGCTTCAGTGGGCCAAGACCCTCCGCTGCTCTCGCACTATTCACCAACGAGAGGATGGTGCTCTCTCCCGCTGCTGCA
This window encodes:
- a CDS encoding cell wall-binding repeat-containing protein produces the protein MNSARAAEGLGPLKLNSSLSKVSLTWAQQMASNGVMAHNPSYSSQIPSGWSRSGENVARGWTTPTAVHNAWMDSAGHRANIMGDYTDIGISFITVGNSTWAVQNFAKYGSSVPSVTLPSGVERLSGSDRYSTAVAISQEYDPGVSVVYVATGANYPDALSAAPAAAAQGGPLLLTPPTGLPTVVKNEIKRLDPDLIVVVGGSGVLSSSIYKQLAALAPKIRRDGGASRYETSRIVIERAFPNGSNTAFFATGANYPDALSASAAAGNTGSPVILIDGTGSGVDSATAKLIDRLDISKIMIAGGTGVVSSKVFKALDAQPGVTKVTRYSGSNRYETSEAINSASFDTAPRAFFAVGTGFADALAGAALAGGTSAPLYVVPGNCVPKGVVSNLNDFETSSRVLLGGTGALGSGVAKLTICK